Genomic DNA from Streptomyces sp. AM 2-1-1:
CGCTCCGGCGAGACGGTCACCCTCTCCAACGCCGCGTGCGGGTTCTCCTACCGCCACAGCACCTTCAAGCAGCACCCCGACCGGTACGTCGTCCTGCGCGTCCGCTTCGCCCTCGAGGACGCCGACGGCCTCTCCGCACCCGTGAAGTACCCGGAGACCGCACGCGCCCTCGGGGTCGAGGCCGGCGACCGGGTCCCGGCCGCCACCGTCCGGGAGACGGTCCTCGCCCTCCGCGCCGGCAAGGGCATGGTGCTGGACCCCGCGGACCACGACACCTGGTCCGCCGGCTCCTTCTTCACCAACCCGGTGCTCGACGAGCGGGAGTACGCCGACTTCCTGGCCCGCGCCGAAGAGCGCCTGGGCCCGGACACCACCCCGCCCGCCTACCCGGCGGGAGACGGGCGGACCAAGACCTCGGCGGCCTGGCTGATCGACAAGGCCGGTTTCACCAAGGGGTACGGCAGCGGCCCCGCCCGCATCTCCACCAAGCACACCCTCGCCCTCACCAACCGGGGCGAGGCCACCACCGAGGACCTGCTCGCCCTCGCCCGCGAGGTCGTGGCCGGGGTCCGCGAGGCGTTCGGAGTGACCCTCGTCAACGAGCCGGTGACGGTCGGCGTCAGCCTCTGAGCGCCTCGGCGTCCCGGCGCCCGGGCCCTCGGGCTCAGCTCCTCGGCTCGCCCGCCTCAGGCCCCGGGCCGGCCAGCCAGCCGTCGATCCCGTCCAGCAGCCTGCGACGTACGTCCTCCGGGGCCACCGAGCCGCGCACCGACTGCCGGGCCAGCTCCGCCAACTCCTCGTCGGTGAAGGCGTGGTGCTCGCGCACCAGGTCGTACTGGGCCGCCAGCCGGGCACCGAAGAGCAGCGGGTCGTCCGCGCCGAGCGCCATCGGCACCCCCGCCTCGAACAGCGTCCGCAGCGGCACGTCGCCGGGCTTCTCGTAGACGCCGAGCGCCACGTTGGACGCCGGGCAGACCTCGCAGGTGATCCCGCGCTCGGCCAGCCTGCGCATCAGCCGCGGGTCCTCCGCCGCCCGCACCCCGTGGCCGATCCGGTACGCGTCCAGGTCGTCCAGGCAGTCGCGGACGCTGGACGGGCCGGCCAGCTCGCCGCCGTGCGGGGCCGCGATCAGCCCGCCCTCCCGGGCGATGGCGAACGCGCGGTCGAAGTCCCGGGCCATGCCCCGGCGTTCGTCGTTGGAGAGGCCGAACCCGATGACCCCCCGGTCCGCGTACCGCACGGCCAGCCGGGCCAGCGTGCGGGCGTCCAGCGGGTGTTTCATCCGGTTCGCCGCGATCACCACGCGTATCCCCAGCCCGGTGTCCCGGGAGGCGCTGTCCACGGCGTCCAGGATGATCTCGATCGCCGGGATCAGCCCGCCGAGCAGCGGGGCGTACGAGGTGGGGTCCACCTGGATCTCCAGCCAGCCCGAACCGTCCGCGACGTCCTCCTGCGCGGTCTCCCGCACCAGACGCCGGATGTCCTCGGGCTCCCGGAGGCAGGACCGGGCGATGTCGTAGAGCCGCTGGAAACGGAACCAGCCGCGCTCGTCGGTCGCCCGCAGTTCGGGAGGTTCACCGCCGGTGAGGGCCTCGGGCAGGCGCACGCCGTACTTGTCGGCGAGTTCGAGCAGGGTGGTGGGCCGCATCGACCCGGTGAAGTGCAGGTGCAGGTGGGCTTTGGGCAACAGACGTACATCACGCTCCATTGGAAGATCCTGCCGCACACGCGGCCCGGAGCGGAAGTCGCTTCTCCTTTCGGGGTGGGGGGCGAACAAAGAAGCGCCCCCGGCCCGGGACATGGAGTCCGCGGGCCGGGGGCAGCTTCCCCGGTTCGGGGTGGGGTCAGTCGCGCGCTTCCGCCAGCAGCTTCTGGATCCGCGAGACGCCCTCGACCAGGTCGTCGTCGCCCAGCGCGTACGACAGGCGCAGGTAGCCCGGGGTGCCGAAGGCCTCGCCCGGGACGACGGCGACCTCGGCCTCGTCCAGGATGAGCGCCGCCAGCTCGACCGAGGTGGCCGGGCGCGTGCCCCGGATCTCCTTGCCGAGCAGGCCCTTCACCGAGGGGTACGCGTAGAAAGCGCCCTCGGGCTCCGGGCAGAGGACGCCGTCGATCTCGTTCAGCATCCGCACGATCGTCTTCCGCCGGCGGTCGAAGGCGGTCCGCATCTCGGCGACCGCGTCCAGCGGCCCCGAGACGGCGGCGAGCGCGGCGACCTGGGCGACGTTGGAGACGTTGGAGGTGGCGTGCGACTGGAGGTTGGTCGCCGCCTTGACGATGTCCTTCGGGCCGACGATCCAGCCCACCCGCCACCCCGTCATCGCGTACGTCTTGGCGACGCCGTTGACGACGATGCACTTGTCGCGCAGCTCCGGCAGGAGGGCCGGGAGCGAGGTGAACGTCGCGTCGCCGTAGACGAGGTGCTCGTAGATCTCGTCGGTCAGTACCCACAGTCCGTGCTCGACGGCCCAGCGGCCGATCGCCTCGGCCTCGGCCTCGCCGTAGACCGCGCCGGTCGGGTTCGACGGCGAGACGAAGAGCACGACCTTGGTCCGCTCGGTGCGGGCGGCCTCCAACTGCTCGACCGTGACCTTGTACCCGGTGGTCTCGTCGGCGACGACGTCCACCGGGACCCCGCCCGCCAGCCGGATCGACTCCGGGTAGGTGGTCCAGTACGGAGCGGGCACGATGACCTCGTCGCCCGGGTCGAGGACCGCGGCGAAGGCCTCGTAGATGGCCTGCTTGCCGCCGTTGGTCACCAGGATCTGCGAGATGTCCACCGCGTACCCGGAGTCGCGCAGGGTCTTCTCGGCGATCGCGGCCTTGAGCTCCGGCAGCCCGCCCGCGGGGGTGTAGCGGTGGTACTGGGGGGTGCGGCACGCTTCCACCGCGGCTTCGACGACGTAGTCGGGCGTCGGGAAGTCGGGCTCACCGGCGCCGAACCCGATCACCGGACGGCCGGCGGCCTTGAGGGCCTTCGCCTTGGCGTCGACGGCGAGGGTGGCGGACTCGGAGATCGCACCGACGCGGGCGGAGACGCGGCGGTCGGACGGAGAAGTTGCAGAGCTCATGCCCCCATTGTGGCTGACCTCCACGGGCCCCGGCGCGGGTGTTCCAGCGGGCGGACGGGGCTCCACGCACCCTCGTACCGGCCCTGGCCAGGACCGGAACGGAAGACCGGCGGCCCTCCTGGACACCCCCGTGGACCCCCGTCCGGACGGCCCTCTCCCGATCTGTTCGACGCGGGGCCCATGAACACGTACACTCACCTGTCGTTGGCCTTCACCAGCCGCACCGAAATGACTTCCTGCTCACCAGGAGACATGCGGTAGGTTGGGGAAACCACAAAGGGTCGTAGCTCAATTGGTAGAGCACTGGTCTCCAAAACCAGCGGTTGGGGGTTCAAGTCCCTCCGGCCCTGCTACACACTCCTTCGCCGGGATGTGTGCGCATGTACGTACTTCATTGCACAGCCGTGCGCGGCTCCAACGGGCGCGGCACGGACACGACCCGGAATCAGGTGAGTAGCGTGACGGACGCCGTGGGCTCCATCGACATGCCTGATGCTGAGGATGAAGCGCCCGAGTCCAAGAAGACTCGGAAGGGCGGCAAGCGCGGCAAGAAGGGCCCCTTCGGCCGTCTCGCGCTCTTCTACCGTCAGATCATCGCCGAGCTGCGCAAGGTCGTCTGGCCCACGCGCAAGCAGCTGAGCACGTACACCACCGTGGTGATTGTGTTCGTGGTCGTCATGATTGGTCTGGTTACCGTGATTGACTTCGGATTCCAGCGGGTCATCAAGTACGTCTTCGGCTGATCCCGCGGAGGGCGCCTCACCGGCGCCCCTTTCGCATGTTCCACCCATTTGTATCCAGGAAGAAGCAGCCATCGTGTCTGACCCGAACCTGAACGACGCCGCCGAGTCCGGGACGGACGCCTTCGAGTCCGCCGAGGACCAGCACGACATCGTTGAGGCCTCGGAGTCCGGTTCCTCCGAGGCCTCGGACCAGGTCGAGACCGCTGACGAGTCCGCCGAGGCTGCTGACGAGCCCGCCGCGCAGTCCGAGGACACCGACGGGACGCCCGCCGACGAGTCCGGTGAGGACGCCACGGAGTCCGACGACGACACCGAGTCCGACGACGCCGAGTCCGACGAAGAGGCCGCTCCCGTCGACCCCGTCGCCGCGCTGCGCGAGGAACTCCGCACCCTCCCCGGCGAGTGGTACGTCATCCACACGTACGCCGGGTACGAGAAGCGCGTGAAGGCCAACCTGGAGCAGCGCGCCGTCTCGCTCAACGTCGAGGAGTTCGTCTACCAGGCGGAAGTCCCCGAGGAAGAGATCGTCCAGATCAAGAACGGCGAGCGCAAGAACGTCCGCCAGAACAAGCTCCCCGGTTACGTCCTGGTGCGCATGGACCTGACGAACGAGTCCTGGGGCGTCGTCCGCAACACGCCCGGCGTCACCGGCTTCGTGGGCAACGCCTACGACCCGTATCCGCTGACCCTGGACGAGATCGTCAAGATGCTCGCCCCCGAGGCCGAGGAGAAGGCGGCCCGCGAGGCCGCCGAGGCCGCGGGCAAGCCGGCTCCGGCCCGCAAGGTCGAGGTCCAGGTGCTCGACTTCGAGGTCGGCGACTCGGTCACCGTCACCGACGGCCCGTTCGCGACGCTGCAGGCGACGATCAACGAGATCAACGCCGACTCGAAGAAGGTCAAGGGCCTCGTCGAGATCTTCGGCCGTGAGACCCCGGTCGAGCTCAGCTTCGACCAGATCCAGAAGAACTGACGGCTTTCGCCTCCTTCTGGGCACATGCTTACCAAGCAGGTCAGACGGGCTTCGCA
This window encodes:
- a CDS encoding UDP-N-acetylmuramate dehydrogenase, whose translation is MQVLHDAPLAPLTTFRLGGPATRLVTATSDAEVIATVREADGAGTPLLVIGGGSNLVIGDKGFDGTALRIATTGFELAGTRLELAAGEVWSDAVARTVGAGLAGIECLAGIPGSAGATPIQNVGAYGQEVSATISEVVAYDRRSGETVTLSNAACGFSYRHSTFKQHPDRYVVLRVRFALEDADGLSAPVKYPETARALGVEAGDRVPAATVRETVLALRAGKGMVLDPADHDTWSAGSFFTNPVLDEREYADFLARAEERLGPDTTPPAYPAGDGRTKTSAAWLIDKAGFTKGYGSGPARISTKHTLALTNRGEATTEDLLALAREVVAGVREAFGVTLVNEPVTVGVSL
- a CDS encoding adenosine deaminase, with product MERDVRLLPKAHLHLHFTGSMRPTTLLELADKYGVRLPEALTGGEPPELRATDERGWFRFQRLYDIARSCLREPEDIRRLVRETAQEDVADGSGWLEIQVDPTSYAPLLGGLIPAIEIILDAVDSASRDTGLGIRVVIAANRMKHPLDARTLARLAVRYADRGVIGFGLSNDERRGMARDFDRAFAIAREGGLIAAPHGGELAGPSSVRDCLDDLDAYRIGHGVRAAEDPRLMRRLAERGITCEVCPASNVALGVYEKPGDVPLRTLFEAGVPMALGADDPLLFGARLAAQYDLVREHHAFTDEELAELARQSVRGSVAPEDVRRRLLDGIDGWLAGPGPEAGEPRS
- a CDS encoding pyridoxal phosphate-dependent aminotransferase, which translates into the protein MSSATSPSDRRVSARVGAISESATLAVDAKAKALKAAGRPVIGFGAGEPDFPTPDYVVEAAVEACRTPQYHRYTPAGGLPELKAAIAEKTLRDSGYAVDISQILVTNGGKQAIYEAFAAVLDPGDEVIVPAPYWTTYPESIRLAGGVPVDVVADETTGYKVTVEQLEAARTERTKVVLFVSPSNPTGAVYGEAEAEAIGRWAVEHGLWVLTDEIYEHLVYGDATFTSLPALLPELRDKCIVVNGVAKTYAMTGWRVGWIVGPKDIVKAATNLQSHATSNVSNVAQVAALAAVSGPLDAVAEMRTAFDRRRKTIVRMLNEIDGVLCPEPEGAFYAYPSVKGLLGKEIRGTRPATSVELAALILDEAEVAVVPGEAFGTPGYLRLSYALGDDDLVEGVSRIQKLLAEARD
- the secE gene encoding preprotein translocase subunit SecE; amino-acid sequence: MTDAVGSIDMPDAEDEAPESKKTRKGGKRGKKGPFGRLALFYRQIIAELRKVVWPTRKQLSTYTTVVIVFVVVMIGLVTVIDFGFQRVIKYVFG
- the nusG gene encoding transcription termination/antitermination protein NusG → MSDPNLNDAAESGTDAFESAEDQHDIVEASESGSSEASDQVETADESAEAADEPAAQSEDTDGTPADESGEDATESDDDTESDDAESDEEAAPVDPVAALREELRTLPGEWYVIHTYAGYEKRVKANLEQRAVSLNVEEFVYQAEVPEEEIVQIKNGERKNVRQNKLPGYVLVRMDLTNESWGVVRNTPGVTGFVGNAYDPYPLTLDEIVKMLAPEAEEKAAREAAEAAGKPAPARKVEVQVLDFEVGDSVTVTDGPFATLQATINEINADSKKVKGLVEIFGRETPVELSFDQIQKN